The Synergistaceae bacterium region GGACTTCGAGAAACGCGTCGAGATGGAGCACATAAAGTTCATCGATGCGTTCATACCGTCAACAGGAACAATCATCGAGCAGAAATCGCCCGGCAAAGACCTTGAGGCCGCGTTTGTTCAGGCGAAAAATTATTATGACTGGCTTCCGTTCTCGCAGAGAGGACGCTACATAGTTACGTGCGACTTCGACGAGATCCACGTCCACGACATGGAAGAGCCCACAGCATCGCCGCAAGTTATACCAGTCCCGGAAGCAACAGCCGACGAGCTCTCATTCCTGCTCACACCGGGAGAAACTCTGCCGCTCGAAGTAAGAGTCTCAATCAAGGCCGGAGAGCTCATCAGGAAACTTTATGATTCACTGCTGGCCTCAACAGTCGAAGCAGTGGACAAATTAGCCGACGAACGCAACTATACTGACGAACAGCGCAAAGCACTTTTCGAGAAAGCTGCTGACGGCATCAACGTCTTCTGCGTAAGGCTCGTGTTCATTCTTTATGCTGAGGATGCCGGGCTGTTCACGAAGGGGCAATTCCGCAACTACCTCGCGCCCCGTAGAATAAGGGCACGCGAAGTAATCAGGGAGCTGTTCACTGTCCTCAACCAGAAGCCCGAACGCAGAGATCCATTCATCAGCAGTGAGCTTATGGCATTCCCACTCGTCGACGGCGGGCTGTTCGAGGGAGAAGTCAATTTTCCGCAGCTCAATGATGAAGTGCTGAACATAATCCTTCATGACATGTCCGAAGGCTTCAACTGGGCCGGAATATCCCCCGTAATCTTTGGCGCAATCTTCGAGTCAACGCTCAACAACGAAACGCGCAAGCATGAGGGCATTCACTACACATCACCCGCAAACATACACAAGGTCATAGACCCGCTGTTTCTCGACGAACTCACACAAACACTCGCGGGCATACTGTCAGAGCCGTACTCGGAATGGCGGACGAAAGAATTATCAGCGTTTCAGGAGAAGCTGGCCGCGCTGAGATTCTTAGACCCGGCGTGCGGTTCAGGAAACTTCCTTACTGAGTCCTTCATCTCACTGCGAAGGCTGGAGAACAAGTTACTTGCCGCAATTCCTGAGGGAGAAAGGCCGCCAGTGAAAGTCTCCATCACACAGTTCTACGGCATAGAGTCCCATCCTTTCGCCGCCAACGTCGCGCGTACCGCCCTGTGGATAAGCGACCACCAGATGTGGAAGGAAACCCAAGCCGTAATGAACACTCACGACTCGCCCCTTCCGCTGAAAGAGTATGACAACATCAAGGAAGGCTCAGCAATGGCGACGCTCGAGAATTTAGGCTGGAAGCTGCCGGGCTGGAAGATTCCTCATGACGATATGCTCTACATCATGGGAAATCCTCCGTTTGTCGGCTACTCCCAGCAGAATAACGGACAGAAGCAGGAAGTCCGCGATGCCTTCGGACAAGGAAAAGTAGATTACGTTGCGTGCTGGTTCATGATTGCCGCAAGCTACGTGCAGGACAAGAAAACCAAAGCCGCCTTCGTAGCGACGAACTCAATCATTCAGGGAGAGCAGGCCGCATATGTCTTCAAGCCCATAAGCGAGAGATGGGGGATAAAGATAGAGTTTGCGTATCAGCCATTCGTGTGGAAGAATGAGCTTCCTGATCCCTCAAAGATGGCTCGCGTACATGTCGTGATTATAGGTTTCAGCACAAACCCGCCAGAATTGAAGAAGCTATACACCGCTGACGGAATGAAGCTCGTGGAGAACATAAACTTTTATCTTGCCGACGGGCCGGATGAGGATGTTGTGGACAGCATGGAGACGGCGATCTGCGACGATGTGCCGCCGATGACGACAGGCAACAGGGCGGGCGATGGCGGAAATCTCATCATCGAGGGTGAGGATTACGCGGAGTTCATCAAGAGAGAGCCGAACGCCGCTAGGTATATCAAACGCTATATGATGGGGCGAGACTTCATCAACAATATTCCGCGATATTGTTTGTGGCTCGTCGGGGCAAGTCCGCACGAGATTCAGAGTATGCCTCTTGTTGCAAAGAGGGTGAAGGCCTGCAAGGCAGACAGGCTCAAGGGTGCACCAGACCGCCAGAAACTGGCAGATACTCCGCACCTGTTCCGCGAGCAGATGAATCCAGCGCACTATGTGGCAATCCCGGTAGTGTCATCGGAGAAAAGACTCTATATCCCGATGGGCTGGCTTGATGATTCTGTGATACCAGGAGATAAGCTACATATTATCCCTGACGCTACGCTGTACCACTTCGGAGTCCTGATGAGTCGCGTGCATATGGCGTGGATGCGGAGAGTAGGCGGAAGGCTGAAGAGTGATTACAGCTACTCGAAGAACATCGTGTACAACACATTTGCCTGGCCAAGCCCGACGGAAGCACAGAGGAAGCGCATAGAGGCTTCTGCACAGGCAATTCTTGATGCGCGGGCACTGTACCCTGACTCGTCGCTGGCGGAACTCTACAATGATGCCTTCATGCCGCTGGAGCTCCGCAGAGCGCACAGGGAGAATGACGCGGCGGTGCTGGAGGCGTACGGGTTCGCTGAGGACATCAGCGAGGACGGGATAGTGAGAGGGCTGTTCCGGCTGTACCACGCCCTGACGAAGAAGTGAGCTGTACGGGGGCTCACGCGAACACCTTCCGACGAATGAGGAAGTACGCCGCGAGAGTCCCTACGCTCGTTATGAACCACGACAGCGGGTAAACGTTCATCAAGGCCGTGAAGCTGCTGTAGTACGTGAAGACCGTGTACACCCACACTATCCGCAGGACGCAGCACCCCATCAGCACCATAACCGACGGCAGGGTAGAGTGTCCCATTCCGCGCAGGCATCCCCCCGAAATCTCGTAGAAGTTCGTCATCCACAGGAAGCACACCACGTGAATCATCCTTATTTCCGCGTAATGCAGAACCTCCGCGCTCGTTGTGTAGACGCTCAGCAACGGCCTGCACCACAGCCAGCACACAACGCACGCAAGGCCGGTGAAGCCCGTTCCCGCGAGCATGGTTGAGGCGAAGACCTTGTCGCACCGCTTGTAGTTGCCCGCGCCGAAGTTCTGGGACGTGAAGGTTACTGCCGCCTGCGTGAATGCCGCAACAATGTAGTACACCAGAAAGTCGAAGTTGAGGGCGGCGGCACTCCCTGCTGATGCGTAAGAGCCGATGCCGTTTATGGCCGTCTGAATGCACACGTTCGAGATCGAGAACAGCGAGCCCTGAACTCCGGCGGGAAGACCTACCTTCAAGATTTCTGCGGCGTGCGTCCTGCTCAGCTTCAATGCACTTGGCCGGAAGGTGAAGGGAGCTTCCTCCTGCATAAGCCAGCGCATGATCATCAATGAGCTCACGACGTTGGACAGCACTGTAGCGATAGCCACGCCCGCGACGCTCATCCTCAAGCCCACCACAAAGATTACGTTCAAGATTACGTTGATGACTCCTCCTGCGGCAAGAGAGACCAGAGGACGGCGGCTGTCTCCCTTGCTTCTGAGAACCGCAGAGCCGAAGTTGTAGAGCATGATGAACGGTGCTCCCAGAAAGTATATTCTGAAGTACACGACAGCAAGCTCGATGATGTCTGCAGGAGTGTTCATGAGGGTAAGGATTGTGCGTGCCATCGTGAGCCCCCAGACGACGAGGACTGCTCCGCCGATAAGTGCGAGTGCTATCGAGGTGTGGACTGCGTCATGAATGCCCGCTCTGTCGTTCCTGCCGATGCAGCGTGCGACGATGACGTTCGCGCCGATCGAGAGGCCGACGAAGAGGTTGACCATGAGGTTGATGGCTGCTCCGTTGCTGCCGACTGCGGCCATTGCCTGAGGGCTGTCGAAGCGTCCGACGACGGCAACGTCTGCGGAGTTGAAGAGCTGCTGGAGCATCATGCTCGCCGCGAGGGGAAGGGCGAAGATTAGTATCTTGCTGAGAAGCGGGCCGTGAAGCATGTCTACCTGATGTTTAGTGGGCATTAATAGTCTGAGCCTCCGTGATGATTTGTGAACAGAATTTTTGACAGTGTAGCTTTGACCGATTGAAATTGCAAATAATCGCGAATATAATTTTCCTATTCACACACATCAGACCATTTTTCAGCTCAGACCCTAAAGACTTGCAAGGAGGATACTATCTTGAAGCTGATATTTCTGGATATTGACGGCACACTGACCGCGCCGGGCGAAAACACTCCCCCTCAGAGCGCAGTCGAAGCCATCGAGAAAGCTCGCGCCAAAGGGAATAAAGTTTTTCTCTGCACCGGCCGCAATCCCGACATGCTCCGGCCTCTTCTCCGCTTCCAGTTCGACGGGTTCATCTCGTGCGCAGGAGGCTATGTCGTCATCGGCGAGAAGTACGACAACGTCATCTACGACCACCCTATGACGGACGAGCAGAGGGACATTGCCCTGAGAACCCTTCACGACAGCGGCGTCTTCTGCACGATAGAAGCTGAAGGCGGCTCGTGGGGAGACGAGAATCTAGGCGACTTCCTCAAGGGGCAGGGCGAAGGCAACAGCGAGCTTGAACGCTGGCGCAAGGCTCTCTCCGAGAATCTCGGCATAAAGCCCATGAGCCAATACGACGGCTCTCCCATCTACAAGGTTGTCATCATGTGCAACAGGATGGAGCAGCTCGATGCGTGCCGTGAAGCTCTCGGGCAGGACTTCAACATTGTGGTTCAGGAGGTCAGGGTAGGCGGCTCTGACTCTCACTGCATAAACGGCGAAATCATCAACAAAGCCTTCAACAAGGGGCTTGGGGTGAGGATGATTGCCGAGAAATTTGGTGTCCCTATCTCTGATACAGTGGGCTTCGGGGACAGCATGAATGATCTTGAGATGATACAGACAGTAGGCTTCAGCGTCTGTATGGCGAACGGCTCGGAAAAGCTGAAGGAACTCTCTGATATGGTCTGCGCGTCAGTGAGCGAGGACGGCCTTGCGAAGGCGTTTGCAAATTTGCAGTTAATCTAACTTTCAGGAGGTCATATTATGGCACTGGATTACAGGAAGTGTGCGGAAGAAATAGTGTCGCACATCGGCGGGCGAGAGAACATCGTCCAGGCAGCGCACTGCGCAACGAGACTGAGGCTGGTCATCAAGGACAACGGCAAGGTCGACAAGAAGGCTCTCGAGAACATAGACGGCGTGAAGGGAATGTTCGAGAGCAACGGACAGCTTCAGCTCATCATCGGGACGGGCACAGTCAACAAGGTCTACGCGGAGTTCCTTAGCGTTACGGGAATGACCGAAGCCACGAAGGACGACGTGAAAGCTGCCGCCGCCGCAGGACAGCCCATCTGGAAGAGGATGCTCAAGCCAATAGGAGACGTGTTCGTGCCGATTCTGCCGGCAATCGTTGCGTCAGGCCTCATGATGGGATTCGTCGAGGCAATGGGCAAAGTCTATCCCGAGTTTGCGTCAACTTCGTGGTATGACTTCCTCGACATGGTCGCCAACACAGCGTTTGCGTACCTGCCCGTCATCGTCGCAATCTCTGCGGCTCGTGTCTTCGGCGGAAATACCTTCTTGGGCGCAGTCATCGGTCTCGCCATGATTCACGCCAACCTCGTGAACGCGTGGGTGGTCGGTTCGCTCGAGTCAATCCCCGCATGGAACTTCAACATCTTCAACTTCATCGTTACGGTTCAGAAGGTAGGTTATCAGGGACACGTCATCCCCGTAATCATCGCAGTGTGGCTTATGTGCACAATCGAGAAGTGGCTTCACAAGGTTACTCCTGAGATGATCGACCTGTTCGTCGTGCCTTTCACGACAGTTCTTCTTACGACGTTCATCACCTTCACGGTAATCGGCCCGATATTCTCACAGCTTGAGACGTGGGTCTTGGCCGGAGCACAGATACTCGTGAAGAACCCGGTAGGCTCTGCTGTAATGGGAGCTATCTATCCTTGGACGGTCGTCATGGGACTTCACCACATGTACAACGTCATAGAAGCCGGTATGTTGGCAGCTGGCGGCTTGAACACATGGATGCCCATAGCTTCGGCCGCGAACTTCGCACAGTTCGGCGCGTGCTTGGCAATCGGCTTCAAGGCACGCAATGCCCGCACGAAGGTTGTTGCAGTTCCTTCGTCAATATCGGCGGCACTGGGCATCACTGAGCCTGCTATCTTCGGTATCAACCTGCGCTTCTTCAAGCCCCTCATTGCAGGAATGATCGGCGGAACAGTCGGAGCATTCTTCGGAGCATTCACGGGCATCGGCGCGAAGGCATACGGCGTTACGGGAATTCCCGGCTACCTTACGATTGCCCAGCCCCTCCAGTACACGATACTTCTCGCGCTTTCCGGCGGTATAGCTTTCGTGTTTGCGTGGATGATGTGGAAAGAGGAAGAGCCTGCAGAGGCAGCACCCGCACCTGCGGCAGAGCCTGAGAAGACAGTAGAGTTCGGGACGGTAATCAGCTCCTCAGCCGGAGAGATCGCGCAGTGCACGGCCGGAAAGGTTATCCCTTACACCGAGATTCCTGACCCGACATTTGCGACAGGGACGCTCGGACAGGGTGTCGGAATCCAGCCTGATGATGAGTACGTCTATGCTCCTATCGACGGCGAGATCGCTTCAGTTGCGGAGAGCAAGCACGCTATCGGCATCAGCGGCGCAAATGACATGGAAGTTCTGATTCACGTCGGAGTTGACACGGTAGAGATGAAGGGCGACGGGTTCGAGGACTTCGTCAAGGAAGGCGACAAGGTCAGGAAGGGGCAGAAACTGATGCGCTTTGACCGCGCGAAGATCAAGGCGGCAGGGCATCCTGATACGGTAGTCCTTCTCCTCACGAACAGCGACGATTATGAGGACGTGAAGTTCGGCGCAGACCTGTAAACTAGCAGGAAGAAAAATTTATCCCCCTGTCTGAAATACGGCGGGGGGATTATTGTTTGCGCGCGGGTTATTCTGCGTGCTTCCACTTCCTGCGAAACTCCTCGCTGAAGATGTCGAGCCACGCTAGGACAGCCGCGATAAGGTAACATCCTGCCCACAATAGCAGCGTGTTCTGCCAGGAAAAACCGATAGCATTAACGACTATTCCTAATCCCGGCTGAGCATTCGTCTCTGAGAGCACATTGGCGATAACAAAGCCGTAGAATGCAGCACATCCTCCAAGACCAAGAACAGATATTCCGTTCCTGAAAAAAGCACACATCCCGGATACTGCTCCGATTAAAGCAACACCCAGTGCAACGGCACACATGTTAGTTATAGAGGGGTCATTAATCCCCGAACTAAGGACATCGAATACGCTCAGCTTCTGGAAAAGGAAGGGCAGAACGGGCTGAAAAATGCTGAGAGCAGATCCGGCCAGCGCGAAAATAAGTGCGGCAACATTCATAACTATCACTCCTCATAAAATTGAGATAGAGCAATGATAAATTAGACAATGTTTTTTTTTTTTACCGTAATATTACTTATTATCATGCTTATCAATGAGAGCTTGACAAGTTTGCGATAATGGAATCATCACACAAAAAGGAGACATACCAACATGCTCAAAGATTTAGGTTCAGTACCTGCAGTGTTCCCGATGCCCGTCCTCATGGTCGCGACCTACGGTGAAGACGGCACAGTCGACGTGATGAACGTAGCTTGGGGCGGCATCTGCGGGATGGACAAGATCGCCCTCAACCTCGCTCCTGATCGCAAGACCCTCAAGAACATTCAGGCCAAGAAAGCGTTCACTGTCGCACTTGCGGACGCGGCGCACATCAAGGAAGCCGACTTTCTCGGCACAGCCAGCGGCAACGTAATGGCCGACAAGTTCGCACGCACGGGACTTACTGCAGTGAAGAGTGCTCATGTCGACGCACCTGTGATTCAGGAGTTTCCGCTCACGATGGAGTGCAGGCTTGAGGAAGTAAGAGAGTGCTTCGGTGAGATGAGAGTCGTCGGGACTATCGTTAATGTCCTCGCTGCTGAGGAAGTTCTCGACGAGAAGGGCAAGGTCGACGCAGGGAAGCTCAATGCCGTAATGTTCGACCAGTTCAGGAACACGTATTACACCGTCGGCCAGCAGTTCGCACAGGCTTGGCGCGTCGGTGCGGAACTCATGAAGAAGTAACAGTAACAACCCGGCGGCTGAAGGACTCCTCTCCGACAGCCGCTTTTTCCCTTCGCATCACCCTCTGCTTCCGTGCCACATGTGCTGAAATCTCCTCTGCTCCCTGTTCTCCGTCAATGACCTGTCAGCCTCCTCGATAAGCCCGGAGATCGTCTCCGTCCTGCTGAAGTGCTCGTACCTTGCCCAGCCCACGCCTACCCTGAGGTGATAACGCAGCCTGTGAGAGATTGCGGCGTTGCTCACGTAGTTGCGGATGTGCTCGACGAACAAATCACGCTCCTCGTCGTCTTGAATGTCCGCAGTGATGATGAACTCGTCGCCGTAGTACCTCGCGACATAGCACGGATGCTCCTCATCACGAAATTTTTTCAGGGCTTCGGCGGTCAGAACAAGTACTTTGTCTCCCTCTATCCGTCCGTACGATGAATTAATCATCCCCATGTCCTCAATGTCCACCGCGAACACGTGAATGTTCTCGGGAGCTTCTCCGCCGAGACGCTCGGTCAGTGAGCGCATAAGGCCATTCCTGTTGGGTATCTTGGTGAGTGGGTCAACGAGTATCAGGCTGTCGGCGTGAAGCAGGTGCATTATCAGGTCAGAGATGATTATAACGTAGCACAGGAAGGGCATCCGCCAGTTCAGAGCCTGAAGGAGTATGCAGGCCGCCAGAACAGCCGGGTACAGGGCAACAGCAGGGAGGGTCTCGCGCTCGTAACGGGACATCTTGCTTCTGCGGAGGAAGGACGACACCACAGAGGCGGCAGGGTACACCAGAGTTACCGGCAGAACCGACGGGAACAGCAGGCCGGGATGAACCTCAGCTCCCGCTATATCCCGCAAGAACGCCCTGCCCAGCGAGACACCCAGCATGATTACATTGAGCGCGAAAGGAAGTGCGGCGATTATTCTGTTCCGCATGGAGGAGAGAAGGCCGGAGTTCTGCGCGTATTCCATGTAGATGAAGATCATCCAGCACATATAGCCCAGAAGTCCGATGTTAATCGAGGTGATGACGTACTGCGCGATGTTTGTGCCGGGAAAGACTTCGGCATCAGCCATGACCCTGAAGACCCACGTCAGACAGTAGAGTATCTGCACGAATAGTATTTTGCTCCACAGCAGGCCTGTTTCTGTCTGGTCGGAGGAGTTCTGCTGACGGTTGAAGAGTATCGCCAGAACGATAATGCACACGACGTTAGCTTCGATGGTGAAGATTACGTAGCCTGAACCCGCGAAAGCTGCTGCAGATTCGTGCCATATTTTGGAGAAAGCAGAAGCGAGAGACATTGTTACGAGATACCTTCTTTGTGTTGTGATGAGAGAATTATATTACTCTTTGCGGCTGAGGCGGGAAATCCTGCCTTTTGCGCCGGTTATGAGCGATTGAGCTTTGTCGGGGCTGGCCTCCGCGTCCTCTGAGGCACTTATCAGCAGAGCAAGTACATCATCCAGAGCGTTAATATCTTCCGAGAGCTTCACGAGTCTCTGCTTTGCGCTGTCTCTGACGGGCACAAGTTCAGCGAGCCGCTTAACGTCCGAGCTCGTCATGTCGCCGCCGGAGAGAGCTTCGATTTCGCCGAAAGCATCCTGATACTCACCCTCTGCCTCCAAGAACTTTATGTGCAAGTCGCCGGACAGCAGGCCAAGTTCTGAGACAGCCTCCGTTAGTTCAGCGCGTACTGCTTCGGTGCGGAGCTTCTTCCCGTCGTCTGCATCATTGCCCTCAACCATGAAGAACGCAGCTGCCGCGAGAACCGCAAGTACAGCTGCAATCACCGGCTTTCTGTTCCTGGTCTTGGCCGGGACTGCGAACGTAACAACATCACCCGAAGCCTCCTCCCACTTCACCAAGCGTCCGGGCAGAGATTCTTCACACGCGTAATCCTTCAGCCACACGGTGAACTTCTCCGCATCAAAGGCCGCGCTGTCCTCGTCAGAATCAAGGCACGTGCGCAAGACCTCTTCAGCCTTAGCCCAGCACTTCACGAGATGAAGGAAGACTCTTCCTGCTTCATCGCCCTCAAAGCTGAACGAGAATCTTATCTGTCGGCCGTGAACGTCCTTCCTGCCCGTCGTCATTCCTGCCGCAACAACTATCTTGCCCTTCAGCACAGCACATGGCTTCTCCGTGCCGGTTATCCCAGCCTCGCGGAGAATGCCGGTGAAGCCCTCAGCCCCAGAGTCCTCGCCGTTACGTTCCCTCAGCCTGTAGTCGGCGGTCTTAGTCCGAGTCAGGAACATGAACATCGTTAGTCATCCTCATCTTCCGGCAGGCCGAGAAGCTCGCGCCCAGCAAGTATCTCCATTCCGCGAATGTCCGTGCGTATTCCGGCGCGAATCTGTTCAGCGATCTTGTCGAGATTGCCGTTCCCGAACACCCAGTCGAACGCCGCAGAGACTCCCGAACGTGATTTTGTGTACTGTTCCAGCAGGAAGCTCATCGCGTAACGCAGAGGCTGATCCGTGTCCGACGGCATGAAGTTCCTGCCAGTTATGCGGCGGAAATACAGCACAGGCTCTCCTCCTCTCACAGTGAAGCGGCTCAGGTGTACGTTGCCCATCGTGCTTACAGGCAGAACCGCCAGCGCAAGATGACCGTAATACGGCGATGCACTCCCCGCAAGGCTGATTGTGTCCGCAAAAGCTGCCTTCACCGCATCGAGCAATGAAGCAGCTTCGGATTCGTCCGCAAGGTACTTTTCACACTTCACAGGCACGAGAAGAATCAGCTTGTCCCGTCCGTCCTGCGCAAGGCTGTCCGCTATGACGTATTCCATGTCGTTTATGCCCGCGCTGTCCCTGTACTTGCCCTTGTAGTGCATCAGGAACGGCGAATTTATCACCGCAATAACCACCGACGAACGCCGTACTGTCTCAGCAACGTAGCTGAAGTTGCGGTCATCAGGTTTCAGCCATTCGCCGGGAAAGTCAAAGAACCTCAGAGGTATGTCCCTGCGGCTTCCCTTTATCGTGAAGGGATACTCGTGCTCCTCGTCAGTGCCCTTCACTCCGCCGTCAAAGATTATCTCGCGCCCGTTGTCCTCTGCGTCCTCCCTAAGGGCTGAATAAGCGTTGCTGAGATTGCCGAACTCTTTATCATTCTGGAAAGCTGACGGCATCACGCGCCCGAAGTATTCATTCATGCAGGCGAGCAGTGTAGTTTTCCCGCACCCCGACGGCCCGAGAACGGTAAAGCACAGTTCATTCATCGTGAACACTCCTCCTTCATTTGTTGCGTATCCTCTGCCACAAGTTTCTGTTCCTCATGCGGTCAAGTTCTCCCTTTACGCGGTCAAGCTCCTTCTGTAGGGCTTCGGTCTGCTGCTTGTAGAGTTCAGCCAGCTTCTCAGCACGTTCCGCACGGCTCTCGGCCTGTTCCCTGTTGGACTTCTGGGACTGTGCATCAGCAAGTGCTTCGTCGCGCTCGCGCAGTGCCGCATGTTCCGCCTCCTGTGCCTCCGAGATGCCGGCTTCTGCACGGCTCACTGCCTCTTCTGTCTGGCGTGTGTTCTCCGCGATGACGGCCTGAGCGTCCCGCCTCATGAAGTAATACCCCGCACCCGCAACAACAAGCAGCCCGGCAATAACGGCGGCGGCCTTCCAGAGGGAAACTCTCTTCTTGGCGGGGGAAGGGTCAAAGAGCTCGCGCCCGCAAAGCACGCTGAAACGTTCATCATCGAGACCTGCACCACCAGCAACTTTAAGGGCTGTGGTCTTGGCCTCACCCTTGAAGACGCCTTCATGAAGCAGAAAGCTCACCGCGAACTTCAGCACCTGCTCCGAGCATTCGGGCTTGAAGCGTATGTTTCTGTCCCGCCGGAATTTTTCACCCGTTATTGCCCCGTCCTCTATGATGAAGTCGTCAAACGCCGCGCCGCCCATCGTGTGAACGGGGATTACTGCGATGCCCGCACGTCCTCTGCACTTCGTCCGGCAGAGTTCCACCGTGCTCCTGAACTGTGATGCCGTCTCAGCGAGAAGTGATGGGTAATCCGCGCGGGTGTAACGTTCGCACTTCACAGGGACAACAAGGAGAACGCGATTCCCCTTCGAGGCTTCGAGTGATTCCGTGAAGATTTCTGCGGCTTCGCTGACTCCTGCGTCCTCAGCCTGCCCGTTCATCATCAGCGGGGCATCTATTACAGCGACGAATATTCTTGCGCCTTCCGTGTTGTCGGGGTTCTCCTGAAAGCTGAAGGTTATTCCGCCGTTCATCAGCATCTGGTAATTCCACTGCTCCGACTCCGCGAAACTCACCGTGAAATGCGTTCTGTTCCCTGATGCTGTCTCCTCAAGCCCGCTGTAAATCCTGTCCGTCTCCTTGAAGTCCTCCGCATCCTGAAGCCTGAAATATCCCGGCATCTCTGAGGCTATCGCTTTGTACATGCAGGCAGCAAACGATGATTTTCCCGAGCCGTCCGGGCCTATTAACGGTATATCAATCTTCATTGCGTTACTCCCTAGAGAAGCTGAGGTTCACGCTTCCGCAGAGGGACAGCATAGATGTTATCGGGCCTCTGATTTTCGCGAAGGCCTCGCGTTTCGCCTGAGCGTTGCCGAAGTCATCACGCCAGATGTCCGCGCGTATGTACCTGTACAGTGCCCGCCACTGCGTATCAATCTTCACGCCTCCCTGCGCCGAAATGTCTGCGTTCCTGCGCACAAGGTCATCCACAAAGTTATCTGCAACCGCAAACGCAAACTCGTTGGGCTCTGAGTAAATCTCCTC contains the following coding sequences:
- a CDS encoding class I SAM-dependent DNA methyltransferase encodes the protein MCINEKSDTQKFWLTLIRDVFGIANPEEYVDFEKRVEMEHIKFIDAFIPSTGTIIEQKSPGKDLEAAFVQAKNYYDWLPFSQRGRYIVTCDFDEIHVHDMEEPTASPQVIPVPEATADELSFLLTPGETLPLEVRVSIKAGELIRKLYDSLLASTVEAVDKLADERNYTDEQRKALFEKAADGINVFCVRLVFILYAEDAGLFTKGQFRNYLAPRRIRAREVIRELFTVLNQKPERRDPFISSELMAFPLVDGGLFEGEVNFPQLNDEVLNIILHDMSEGFNWAGISPVIFGAIFESTLNNETRKHEGIHYTSPANIHKVIDPLFLDELTQTLAGILSEPYSEWRTKELSAFQEKLAALRFLDPACGSGNFLTESFISLRRLENKLLAAIPEGERPPVKVSITQFYGIESHPFAANVARTALWISDHQMWKETQAVMNTHDSPLPLKEYDNIKEGSAMATLENLGWKLPGWKIPHDDMLYIMGNPPFVGYSQQNNGQKQEVRDAFGQGKVDYVACWFMIAASYVQDKKTKAAFVATNSIIQGEQAAYVFKPISERWGIKIEFAYQPFVWKNELPDPSKMARVHVVIIGFSTNPPELKKLYTADGMKLVENINFYLADGPDEDVVDSMETAICDDVPPMTTGNRAGDGGNLIIEGEDYAEFIKREPNAARYIKRYMMGRDFINNIPRYCLWLVGASPHEIQSMPLVAKRVKACKADRLKGAPDRQKLADTPHLFREQMNPAHYVAIPVVSSEKRLYIPMGWLDDSVIPGDKLHIIPDATLYHFGVLMSRVHMAWMRRVGGRLKSDYSYSKNIVYNTFAWPSPTEAQRKRIEASAQAILDARALYPDSSLAELYNDAFMPLELRRAHRENDAAVLEAYGFAEDISEDGIVRGLFRLYHALTKK
- a CDS encoding PTS glucose transporter subunit IIA, whose translation is MALDYRKCAEEIVSHIGGRENIVQAAHCATRLRLVIKDNGKVDKKALENIDGVKGMFESNGQLQLIIGTGTVNKVYAEFLSVTGMTEATKDDVKAAAAAGQPIWKRMLKPIGDVFVPILPAIVASGLMMGFVEAMGKVYPEFASTSWYDFLDMVANTAFAYLPVIVAISAARVFGGNTFLGAVIGLAMIHANLVNAWVVGSLESIPAWNFNIFNFIVTVQKVGYQGHVIPVIIAVWLMCTIEKWLHKVTPEMIDLFVVPFTTVLLTTFITFTVIGPIFSQLETWVLAGAQILVKNPVGSAVMGAIYPWTVVMGLHHMYNVIEAGMLAAGGLNTWMPIASAANFAQFGACLAIGFKARNARTKVVAVPSSISAALGITEPAIFGINLRFFKPLIAGMIGGTVGAFFGAFTGIGAKAYGVTGIPGYLTIAQPLQYTILLALSGGIAFVFAWMMWKEEEPAEAAPAPAAEPEKTVEFGTVISSSAGEIAQCTAGKVIPYTEIPDPTFATGTLGQGVGIQPDDEYVYAPIDGEIASVAESKHAIGISGANDMEVLIHVGVDTVEMKGDGFEDFVKEGDKVRKGQKLMRFDRAKIKAAGHPDTVVLLLTNSDDYEDVKFGADL
- a CDS encoding GGDEF domain-containing protein is translated as MSLASAFSKIWHESAAAFAGSGYVIFTIEANVVCIIVLAILFNRQQNSSDQTETGLLWSKILFVQILYCLTWVFRVMADAEVFPGTNIAQYVITSINIGLLGYMCWMIFIYMEYAQNSGLLSSMRNRIIAALPFALNVIMLGVSLGRAFLRDIAGAEVHPGLLFPSVLPVTLVYPAASVVSSFLRRSKMSRYERETLPAVALYPAVLAACILLQALNWRMPFLCYVIIISDLIMHLLHADSLILVDPLTKIPNRNGLMRSLTERLGGEAPENIHVFAVDIEDMGMINSSYGRIEGDKVLVLTAEALKKFRDEEHPCYVARYYGDEFIITADIQDDEERDLFVEHIRNYVSNAAISHRLRYHLRVGVGWARYEHFSRTETISGLIEEADRSLTENREQRRFQHMWHGSRG
- a CDS encoding flavin reductase family protein, with the protein product MLKDLGSVPAVFPMPVLMVATYGEDGTVDVMNVAWGGICGMDKIALNLAPDRKTLKNIQAKKAFTVALADAAHIKEADFLGTASGNVMADKFARTGLTAVKSAHVDAPVIQEFPLTMECRLEEVRECFGEMRVVGTIVNVLAAEEVLDEKGKVDAGKLNAVMFDQFRNTYYTVGQQFAQAWRVGAELMKK
- a CDS encoding Cof-type HAD-IIB family hydrolase, producing the protein MKLIFLDIDGTLTAPGENTPPQSAVEAIEKARAKGNKVFLCTGRNPDMLRPLLRFQFDGFISCAGGYVVIGEKYDNVIYDHPMTDEQRDIALRTLHDSGVFCTIEAEGGSWGDENLGDFLKGQGEGNSELERWRKALSENLGIKPMSQYDGSPIYKVVIMCNRMEQLDACREALGQDFNIVVQEVRVGGSDSHCINGEIINKAFNKGLGVRMIAEKFGVPISDTVGFGDSMNDLEMIQTVGFSVCMANGSEKLKELSDMVCASVSEDGLAKAFANLQLI
- a CDS encoding MATE family efflux transporter — protein: MPTKHQVDMLHGPLLSKILIFALPLAASMMLQQLFNSADVAVVGRFDSPQAMAAVGSNGAAINLMVNLFVGLSIGANVIVARCIGRNDRAGIHDAVHTSIALALIGGAVLVVWGLTMARTILTLMNTPADIIELAVVYFRIYFLGAPFIMLYNFGSAVLRSKGDSRRPLVSLAAGGVINVILNVIFVVGLRMSVAGVAIATVLSNVVSSLMIMRWLMQEEAPFTFRPSALKLSRTHAAEILKVGLPAGVQGSLFSISNVCIQTAINGIGSYASAGSAAALNFDFLVYYIVAAFTQAAVTFTSQNFGAGNYKRCDKVFASTMLAGTGFTGLACVVCWLWCRPLLSVYTTSAEVLHYAEIRMIHVVCFLWMTNFYEISGGCLRGMGHSTLPSVMVLMGCCVLRIVWVYTVFTYYSSFTALMNVYPLSWFITSVGTLAAYFLIRRKVFA